From Endozoicomonas sp. 8E, the proteins below share one genomic window:
- the panC gene encoding pantoate--beta-alanine ligase, producing MKTLHTIAEIQTGVAACRAEGKTVAFVPTMGNLHGGHLTLVEKAQELCDVVVVSIYVNPLQFGPNEDYDSYPRTMEQDQQLLIEQGVDLLYTAQTAEIYPEGSEHHTHVSVEELDGMHCGKSRPGFFTGIATVVSKLFNIVRPDVAVFGEKDFQQLAIIRKMAKDMCIPVEIVGAPIAREDTGLAMSSRNGYLTPEEREEIAPTLYRCLQAARKAILAGECDYDLLRRDAFAKMAQAGFKPDYFNISSTTTLLPAGPDDQNLVILAAAYLGKARLIDNITITRQKD from the coding sequence ATGAAAACACTTCATACCATCGCTGAAATCCAGACTGGAGTAGCAGCTTGCAGAGCAGAAGGCAAAACCGTAGCTTTCGTGCCGACTATGGGTAATCTGCACGGCGGTCACCTGACTCTGGTCGAAAAAGCTCAAGAGCTCTGCGATGTGGTCGTTGTCAGCATTTATGTCAACCCACTGCAGTTTGGCCCGAATGAAGACTACGACTCTTACCCTCGCACCATGGAGCAGGACCAGCAGCTCCTGATCGAGCAGGGAGTGGACCTGCTCTACACTGCCCAGACGGCAGAAATTTATCCCGAAGGCAGCGAACATCACACCCACGTCAGTGTCGAAGAGCTTGATGGCATGCACTGTGGCAAAAGCCGTCCGGGCTTTTTCACAGGTATAGCCACAGTGGTCAGCAAACTGTTTAATATTGTTCGTCCCGACGTGGCTGTATTCGGAGAAAAAGACTTCCAGCAGCTGGCCATCATTCGCAAAATGGCCAAAGACATGTGCATACCTGTTGAGATTGTCGGTGCACCTATCGCCCGCGAAGATACCGGACTGGCCATGAGTTCCCGTAATGGTTATCTGACACCGGAAGAACGTGAAGAAATAGCCCCCACGCTTTATCGCTGTCTGCAGGCCGCACGTAAAGCTATCCTGGCGGGCGAGTGTGATTATGACCTGCTGCGCCGTGACGCTTTTGCAAAAATGGCACAGGCTGGATTCAAGCCGGACTATTTCAATATCAGCAGTACTACCACGCTTCTGCCAGCGGGTCCCGATGACCAGAACCTGGTGATTCTGGCAGCCGCCTACCTTGGCAAGGCCCGATTGATTGACAACATCACGATAACACGTCAGAAAGATTAG
- the elbB gene encoding isoprenoid biosynthesis glyoxalase ElbB: protein MSKKVAVILSGSGVFDGSEIHEAVLTLLSLDRLGASYQCFAPDIPQHHVINHVTGEEMDEGRSVLVEAARIARGEIRPLGELKAEKFDALILPGGFGAAKNLSDFAFSGSELKVQSGVSFAVKSFSEAEKPVGLMCIAPAIAGRIFGEGVLATIGNDAETAAALEQTGVKHVECAVDDIVVDDRHKLVTTPAYMIARSISEAAEGIDKLVDRVLSMV from the coding sequence ATGAGTAAAAAAGTAGCTGTTATTCTTTCCGGGTCGGGTGTTTTTGACGGCAGCGAGATCCATGAGGCCGTTTTGACCCTGCTCAGTCTTGATCGGCTTGGAGCCAGTTACCAGTGCTTTGCCCCCGATATACCTCAACATCACGTTATTAATCATGTGACGGGCGAAGAAATGGATGAAGGCCGAAGCGTATTGGTAGAAGCGGCCAGGATTGCCCGGGGTGAGATCAGGCCGCTTGGAGAGCTGAAGGCGGAAAAGTTTGACGCCCTGATTCTGCCCGGTGGTTTCGGAGCAGCAAAAAATTTATCGGATTTTGCCTTCAGTGGCAGCGAGCTCAAGGTTCAGAGTGGCGTCAGCTTTGCGGTCAAGTCTTTCTCAGAAGCCGAAAAACCTGTCGGATTGATGTGTATTGCACCTGCTATCGCCGGCCGCATATTTGGTGAAGGTGTTCTGGCCACCATCGGCAACGACGCTGAAACCGCTGCAGCTTTAGAGCAAACTGGCGTTAAGCATGTAGAGTGTGCTGTGGATGATATTGTGGTAGATGACCGTCACAAACTGGTGACTACTCCAGCCTATATGATTGCCAGGAGCATCAGTGAAGCCGCTGAGGGGATCGACAAGCTGGTTGATCGTGTTCTGTCTATGGTCTGA
- the panB gene encoding 3-methyl-2-oxobutanoate hydroxymethyltransferase has protein sequence MAKVTLKTLADMKQSGEKFTSLTAYDATLAHLLSTQGVEVILVGDSLGNVIQGNSSTVPVTVDDMCYHTRCVARAAHDSMVMADLPFASYATEEQAVINAARIMQAGAEVVKLEGEGWLPPIVTCLRQQGIPVCVHMGLTPQFVNVFGGYKVQGREEERANSMIQAAIDLQAAGAAMLLLECVPNDLAREITKAVDIPVIGIGAGDATDGQILVLHDMLHLTAGRKPKFVKNYMQDSASPQEAVAQYVAEVKDGTFPGPEHSFN, from the coding sequence ATGGCAAAAGTAACCCTGAAAACCCTGGCCGACATGAAACAATCCGGCGAGAAATTTACCAGCCTGACTGCCTATGACGCGACGCTCGCCCATCTGCTCAGCACTCAGGGGGTTGAAGTCATTCTGGTAGGAGACTCCCTTGGCAATGTCATACAGGGCAATAGCAGTACCGTTCCCGTCACCGTCGATGACATGTGCTACCACACCCGCTGTGTAGCCCGGGCAGCCCATGATTCCATGGTCATGGCAGACCTTCCTTTTGCTTCCTACGCCACCGAAGAACAGGCAGTGATCAATGCCGCCAGAATCATGCAGGCCGGTGCCGAAGTGGTGAAACTGGAAGGTGAAGGCTGGTTGCCTCCTATCGTGACCTGCCTCAGGCAGCAGGGCATTCCTGTCTGTGTCCATATGGGACTCACGCCACAATTTGTCAATGTCTTTGGCGGCTACAAGGTTCAGGGTCGGGAAGAGGAAAGAGCCAACAGCATGATCCAGGCAGCCATTGATCTGCAAGCTGCCGGTGCGGCCATGCTGCTTCTGGAATGTGTGCCCAACGACCTGGCTCGGGAAATCACTAAAGCCGTTGACATCCCGGTTATCGGCATTGGTGCCGGAGACGCAACCGATGGCCAGATTCTGGTCCTCCATGACATGCTCCACCTGACAGCGGGCCGCAAGCCCAAGTTTGTCAAAAACTACATGCAAGACAGTGCCTCCCCACAGGAAGCTGTGGCCCAGTATGTTGCAGAAGTTAAAGACGGCACTTTCCCGGGTCCGGAACACAGCTTCAATTGA
- the folK gene encoding 2-amino-4-hydroxy-6-hydroxymethyldihydropteridine diphosphokinase → MTTVYIALGSNLENPGLQLQRAVDDIDSLPEVELSGCSKLYISEPVGPEGQPDYCNAAVRIETTLEPLALLDAMQAIENDHGRVRTVHWGPRTLDLDIILYGDDIIESKRLTVPHYQMHVRNFVLCPLLDIAPDLTLPDGRKAAALLAEVGTAGIEVVATKYPWL, encoded by the coding sequence ATGACCACCGTCTATATAGCCCTGGGCAGCAACCTGGAAAATCCCGGTCTGCAATTGCAAAGAGCCGTGGACGACATCGACTCCCTGCCCGAAGTTGAATTATCAGGCTGTTCAAAGCTCTATATCAGTGAGCCGGTGGGTCCTGAAGGGCAGCCCGACTATTGCAATGCCGCCGTTCGGATTGAAACCACACTGGAGCCACTGGCATTACTGGACGCTATGCAGGCCATTGAAAATGACCATGGCAGAGTCAGAACTGTGCACTGGGGGCCCAGAACACTTGATCTCGATATTATCCTGTACGGTGATGACATCATTGAATCCAAGCGTCTGACGGTGCCCCACTATCAAATGCATGTGAGAAACTTTGTGCTCTGTCCACTGCTCGATATCGCCCCTGACCTGACCCTGCCCGATGGCCGCAAGGCAGCCGCGCTTTTGGCAGAAGTCGGAACCGCAGGGATTGAAGTCGTGGCAACAAAGTATCCCTGGCTATAA
- the ftnA gene encoding non-heme ferritin has protein sequence MLTQTMIDKLNDQINLEFYSSNLYLQMASWCEAQGLDGCNEFLRRHAREEMEHMQKLFDYVNETGAMAIIGAINAPPHQYESVRDIFQRTYEHECEVTRCINELAHTAFTEKDYSTFHFLQWYVAEQHEEEKLFKGILDKIDMIGFEGKGLYYIDNEVLKLVASMPPVTAA, from the coding sequence ATGCTGACTCAAACCATGATCGACAAGCTCAACGATCAAATCAATCTTGAGTTTTACTCCTCCAACCTTTACCTGCAAATGGCTTCCTGGTGCGAAGCCCAGGGGCTTGATGGCTGCAACGAGTTTCTGCGCCGCCATGCACGGGAAGAAATGGAGCATATGCAAAAGCTCTTTGACTATGTTAATGAGACCGGAGCTATGGCTATCATTGGTGCAATCAATGCACCTCCCCACCAGTATGAATCGGTAAGAGATATCTTCCAGCGAACCTACGAGCACGAGTGCGAAGTGACCCGTTGTATCAACGAGCTGGCACACACTGCATTTACTGAAAAGGACTATAGTACCTTCCACTTTTTGCAATGGTATGTAGCCGAGCAGCACGAGGAAGAGAAGCTGTTTAAAGGCATTCTGGATAAAATCGATATGATTGGCTTTGAGGGCAAGGGTCTCTACTACATCGACAATGAAGTATTGAAACTGGTAGCTTCCATGCCTCCTGTAACGGCTGCCTGA
- the pcnB gene encoding polynucleotide adenylyltransferase PcnB, whose translation MTGIIITVLVVLGISLAAYFWLKPSTDKDSAPSESQPPEPDSVWEPGEFQSEDQTRITQENHPISRREISENALKVLHRLNSNGYEAYLVGGCIRDLYLDLHPKDFDVATNATPEQVRRLFRNSRIIGRRFKLVHILFGREMIEVATFRAGHDDARSDSHSKDKSDHSDSGRILRDNVYGSMKDDAIRRDFTVNALYYDVRDYSVIDYCGGVRDLENQTLKLIGDPVKRYHEDPVRMIRALRFVAKLDFDMDPATADPIYDLGYLLSDIPSARLFDEVLKLLQSGKGVKTFHLLREYSLLQYLFPATHHSLEAQDEFAEALIIRALESTDSRIARGKPVTPAFLFAAFLWAPLQRLAGDLREQGVPPTPALQQAAMVVLDNQCAHTAVPKRFTMVVRDIWEMQYRLERRQPKTIESLMEHPKFRASYDFLVLREATGEALDGAGGWWTDIQDSADQDRNSMIRDLHSRPGGKGGQKRRRRRPRKRPPVMNKPQ comes from the coding sequence ATGACAGGCATCATTATTACAGTATTAGTGGTGCTGGGCATATCGCTTGCTGCTTACTTCTGGCTTAAGCCATCCACAGATAAAGACTCTGCACCCTCTGAATCGCAGCCTCCTGAACCCGACTCTGTTTGGGAACCTGGCGAATTCCAGTCTGAAGACCAGACTCGCATTACTCAAGAAAATCACCCTATTTCACGGCGGGAAATCAGTGAAAATGCCCTGAAAGTACTCCACCGACTGAACAGTAATGGCTACGAAGCTTACCTGGTAGGGGGCTGCATCCGGGACCTTTACCTGGACCTTCACCCTAAGGATTTTGACGTTGCCACCAATGCAACGCCTGAACAGGTCCGCAGACTGTTTCGTAACTCACGGATCATTGGTCGAAGATTCAAACTGGTTCATATCCTGTTTGGTCGCGAAATGATTGAGGTCGCCACCTTCAGGGCTGGTCATGATGATGCCCGCAGTGATAGCCACAGCAAGGACAAGTCCGATCACTCCGATTCCGGACGGATTCTCAGAGACAACGTTTATGGCTCAATGAAAGACGACGCTATTCGTCGAGACTTTACCGTCAATGCACTCTATTACGACGTCCGTGATTACTCTGTCATAGATTACTGCGGTGGTGTACGAGATCTTGAAAATCAGACTTTGAAGTTGATTGGTGATCCGGTTAAACGATATCACGAAGATCCGGTCCGAATGATACGGGCCCTTCGCTTTGTAGCCAAGCTGGATTTCGATATGGACCCTGCAACAGCGGACCCCATCTATGATCTGGGTTATTTGTTGAGTGACATACCATCGGCCAGACTGTTTGATGAGGTGCTGAAACTACTGCAATCAGGCAAAGGGGTAAAAACTTTCCACCTTCTGCGTGAATACAGTCTGCTTCAATACCTTTTCCCGGCAACACATCACAGCCTTGAAGCTCAGGATGAATTTGCTGAAGCACTGATTATCAGGGCGCTGGAAAGTACCGATTCACGCATTGCTCGTGGCAAACCCGTCACGCCTGCTTTTTTATTTGCTGCCTTCCTCTGGGCACCGCTGCAAAGACTGGCGGGGGATCTCCGTGAGCAGGGCGTTCCTCCCACACCCGCTCTGCAACAGGCAGCCATGGTCGTGCTGGACAATCAGTGTGCTCACACTGCGGTTCCAAAACGTTTCACCATGGTAGTGCGGGATATCTGGGAAATGCAGTATCGACTGGAACGCCGTCAGCCCAAAACCATTGAGTCCTTAATGGAGCACCCTAAATTCAGGGCCTCCTATGATTTTCTGGTACTCAGGGAAGCCACCGGTGAAGCACTGGACGGAGCGGGGGGGTGGTGGACCGACATCCAGGACTCTGCTGACCAGGACAGAAATAGCATGATTCGCGACCTTCATTCCCGCCCCGGCGGTAAGGGAGGCCAGAAACGAAGAAGACGCCGCCCGCGCAAGCGTCCTCCCGTAATGAACAAACCGCAATAA
- the pgi gene encoding glucose-6-phosphate isomerase: MSPIQHLPEFSSLETLQQKMAGTHLRELFAADKDRFERYSLEAAGLFLDYSKNLINDDVMSSLMTMAEQARLPEAIQAMFRGDKINYTEKRAVLHTALRNFGTDPVMVDGEDVMPKIRDTHKRMKGITDSVHSGEWQGFTGKAIKHIVNIGIGGSYLGLKTVINALTPYHVEGLEHHYVANIDPNEISEVFRRIDPETTLFIVASKSFGTLETLQNAQAARAWMLEKGCAESDIRKHFVAISTNLKAIDEFGIAQENTLPLWDWVGGRYSLWSTIGLMISLVVGFENFQKLLKGAWEMDKHFAQAPLEKNMPVILGMLGVWYQNYFGSESHAVISYDYFLRDFPGHLQQMDMESNGKQTRRDGSTVNYQTGAVIWGGTGTNDQHAYHQLLHQGTRLIPVDFIAPATSHNPLGEQHPWLFANALAQSQAMMQGKNLDEVREELTKAGISSADVEALAPHKVIPGNRPNNMIVPEKITPEVVGALVALYEQKVFVQGALWQINSFDQWGVELGKVLGNRVYDRLKESGTTSDQDSSTNGLANRFKRFNA, translated from the coding sequence ATGAGTCCTATTCAACACTTGCCTGAATTCTCATCACTGGAAACCCTGCAACAAAAGATGGCAGGCACGCACCTGCGAGAACTGTTTGCAGCTGACAAGGACCGGTTCGAACGCTACAGCCTGGAAGCGGCTGGCCTGTTTCTGGATTACTCCAAAAACCTGATAAACGACGATGTAATGTCTTCCCTGATGACGATGGCTGAACAAGCCAGACTGCCAGAGGCCATTCAGGCCATGTTCCGGGGTGACAAAATCAATTACACCGAGAAGCGTGCCGTTCTGCACACAGCCCTGCGTAACTTTGGCACAGACCCGGTCATGGTCGACGGTGAAGATGTCATGCCCAAAATTCGTGATACCCACAAGCGCATGAAAGGCATTACCGACTCAGTGCATTCCGGCGAGTGGCAAGGCTTCACTGGCAAAGCCATCAAACACATTGTCAATATTGGTATTGGCGGCTCCTATCTGGGTCTGAAGACAGTCATCAATGCCCTGACGCCTTATCATGTTGAAGGGCTCGAACATCACTATGTAGCCAATATTGATCCGAACGAAATTTCTGAAGTTTTCCGCAGGATTGATCCGGAAACCACCCTGTTTATCGTGGCTTCCAAGTCCTTTGGCACATTGGAAACCTTGCAAAATGCTCAGGCTGCCCGTGCCTGGATGCTGGAAAAAGGTTGTGCCGAATCCGACATTCGCAAACACTTCGTGGCTATTTCCACCAATCTGAAAGCCATTGATGAGTTTGGTATCGCCCAGGAAAACACCTTGCCACTCTGGGACTGGGTCGGTGGCCGTTACTCTCTTTGGTCCACCATTGGATTGATGATCAGTCTGGTTGTGGGCTTTGAGAACTTCCAGAAACTGCTGAAAGGTGCCTGGGAGATGGACAAACACTTCGCCCAGGCGCCTCTGGAAAAGAACATGCCGGTTATCCTGGGTATGCTGGGCGTCTGGTACCAGAACTACTTTGGCTCAGAGTCCCACGCCGTTATTTCCTACGATTACTTCCTACGTGACTTCCCGGGCCATTTACAACAGATGGATATGGAAAGTAACGGCAAGCAGACCCGCAGAGATGGCAGCACCGTTAATTACCAGACAGGTGCCGTTATCTGGGGTGGCACAGGCACTAATGACCAGCACGCCTATCACCAGTTGCTGCATCAGGGTACACGACTGATTCCTGTGGACTTCATTGCTCCGGCCACCAGCCATAATCCACTGGGCGAACAGCATCCATGGCTATTTGCCAACGCTCTGGCCCAGAGTCAGGCCATGATGCAGGGTAAGAATCTGGATGAGGTTCGTGAAGAGTTAACAAAGGCGGGCATAAGCAGTGCCGATGTTGAGGCTCTGGCGCCTCACAAGGTGATTCCCGGCAACCGTCCCAACAATATGATTGTGCCTGAGAAAATCACTCCGGAGGTGGTGGGTGCTCTGGTCGCACTCTATGAACAGAAAGTCTTTGTGCAGGGAGCCCTCTGGCAGATCAACTCTTTTGACCAATGGGGCGTAGAACTGGGCAAGGTTCTGGGCAACCGGGTTTATGACCGCCTGAAAGAGTCCGGTACGACTTCCGATCAGGACAGTTCCACTAATGGACTGGCTAATCGTTTCAAGCGTTTTAATGCCTGA
- a CDS encoding serpin family protein: MIPIGHTIKSMPSQPLNLNDTHSGVSLQPSDIAKKLIDKVTLGILSSGGKKSTIVSPTSLTPVLGMLLACIDDNAKKESILGIPKGTLTEELETEIHKELGKFSKDNPYGSHPDQLISCANFIASAYRLSHEQLEKILSECYQTQKLESNFWDVAEVAEAYVKDKTKGKIDKLFDGSREVKAALGNVMEFRGVWEDSFSPEATAAGSFLCADGTRIDNVEMMSKIETVQCASNRKFTAIAKEFQSFNGEDLKLVAIKPRQQSATAIDELDSDTINELTEQLNYKEARYRLTLPKIKVVDSCDTKLLEKICEALGTEIVAGDLTRLGLPADLDLDVLQKIVLSVDEEGASGKMATVAAVSTRSVGFGFSSFSFDCPGYMAIVNKEGKRLIELVVKDGSFLEFVGDPVITTVEKPSSDKVASCNFFDMSESEDDMSDDEGHDSDFDDDYVEPAYKKELLQKDLSQIRGLSFRRFETADVSTYINKIYNPNGHLDITSAEADNRKLKVKLSSLDSAKKLQESILESIGEDYINSFRVSKGLFSVDLDVALGAWYAIIDKINY; this comes from the coding sequence ATGATACCTATTGGACACACAATAAAATCAATGCCTTCGCAGCCATTAAATCTGAATGACACACACTCCGGGGTCAGTTTACAGCCTTCTGATATTGCTAAAAAACTAATTGATAAAGTAACCTTAGGGATACTGAGTAGTGGGGGCAAAAAAAGCACGATAGTGTCTCCTACCAGCCTGACTCCGGTTTTGGGTATGCTTCTGGCGTGTATAGATGATAATGCCAAAAAGGAATCAATTTTGGGGATCCCCAAAGGAACCTTAACTGAAGAGCTGGAAACTGAAATCCATAAGGAACTCGGTAAGTTCAGCAAAGACAACCCTTACGGAAGCCATCCTGATCAGTTGATCTCCTGCGCTAACTTCATTGCTTCAGCCTATCGCCTCAGTCATGAGCAGTTAGAAAAAATACTCTCTGAATGTTATCAAACCCAAAAGCTGGAAAGTAATTTTTGGGATGTAGCTGAAGTCGCAGAAGCTTATGTTAAGGATAAAACCAAAGGAAAAATCGACAAGTTGTTTGATGGGTCGAGAGAAGTTAAAGCAGCATTAGGTAATGTAATGGAATTCCGGGGTGTCTGGGAGGATAGTTTTTCTCCAGAGGCTACGGCTGCTGGAAGCTTTCTATGCGCAGATGGAACTCGTATTGATAATGTCGAGATGATGTCCAAAATTGAAACGGTTCAATGCGCTTCTAACAGAAAATTTACTGCCATCGCCAAGGAATTCCAATCTTTTAATGGAGAAGATCTTAAATTGGTCGCAATAAAACCGCGTCAGCAAAGTGCCACAGCGATTGATGAACTTGATTCAGATACGATTAATGAGCTGACTGAACAATTAAATTATAAAGAAGCGAGATATCGGCTAACGCTACCCAAAATAAAAGTAGTAGACAGTTGTGATACCAAGTTACTCGAGAAAATTTGTGAGGCATTAGGAACCGAAATAGTAGCAGGAGATCTGACAAGACTAGGCCTACCGGCAGATCTTGATCTGGACGTGCTCCAGAAGATCGTATTATCTGTTGATGAAGAAGGCGCCAGCGGTAAGATGGCGACTGTTGCAGCAGTTTCTACAAGGAGCGTAGGATTCGGATTTTCCAGTTTCAGTTTTGACTGCCCTGGCTACATGGCCATTGTAAACAAAGAGGGTAAACGGTTGATTGAGCTGGTCGTTAAGGATGGCAGCTTTTTGGAGTTTGTTGGTGATCCTGTAATCACCACCGTTGAAAAACCGAGCTCTGATAAGGTGGCAAGTTGCAACTTTTTTGATATGTCTGAAAGCGAAGATGATATGTCTGATGACGAAGGTCATGATTCTGATTTCGATGATGATTATGTGGAACCCGCATATAAAAAAGAGCTATTACAAAAAGACTTATCTCAAATAAGAGGTCTATCTTTTAGACGTTTTGAAACTGCTGATGTGAGTACTTATATAAATAAAATCTATAATCCAAATGGGCATTTGGATATTACAAGCGCTGAGGCAGATAATAGGAAATTAAAAGTCAAGCTTTCTTCTTTGGATAGTGCTAAAAAGCTTCAAGAAAGCATATTAGAATCAATTGGGGAAGACTATATAAATTCATTTAGGGTTTCCAAGGGTTTATTTTCTGTTGATTTGGATGTTGCGCTTGGTGCCTGGTATGCAATCATCGATAAAATAAATTATTGA
- a CDS encoding retropepsin-like aspartic protease: MKNLLALRLLTLSIMMFATGLITGWWLHEVLAVKGKKTYFENQDYRNWLPLGDFTNTLEWPDIPQEIIDFERALEEHRYDDALIIFQRQERQNSELSQRLETVLLQKIDEWYEHREYSIAALERFTQHYYQNPVFLKKLAQLYTEQQELEKAIEVLISARSFISQPDQLENTADSIHKLSRLIYENRQKNQQLQETLPLFQKLATLEPERAFYRFAMAQGYLSAEDSNNAIRELELLQTDEEFGRMASKQLSDLLPPVREEPEEMPASAIPLLAEGNHYIVAALTQDKSQPRLLIDTGASLTTLPNALLKELKRKKMAHRVNHTELKTASGIVFAPIYRVKELHLGQYIVKDLEVAGLELDYAFAEGLLGMNVLGQFHFQIDQDRNYLILSPR, encoded by the coding sequence TTGAAAAATCTTCTGGCTCTTAGACTGCTGACATTATCCATTATGATGTTTGCCACTGGCCTGATTACCGGTTGGTGGTTGCATGAAGTGTTGGCTGTCAAGGGAAAAAAGACTTACTTCGAAAATCAGGACTACCGGAACTGGCTGCCTCTTGGAGATTTCACTAACACGCTGGAATGGCCTGACATACCTCAGGAAATAATTGATTTTGAACGGGCACTGGAAGAACACAGGTACGATGATGCCCTGATCATTTTTCAACGGCAGGAGCGACAGAATTCGGAACTTAGTCAACGACTGGAAACAGTCCTGCTGCAAAAAATAGATGAATGGTATGAACACAGGGAGTACAGTATTGCTGCACTGGAACGTTTTACCCAACATTATTATCAAAACCCGGTTTTTCTGAAAAAGCTGGCCCAGCTCTACACTGAGCAGCAGGAGCTGGAGAAAGCCATTGAAGTGCTGATCAGCGCCCGCTCATTCATCAGCCAGCCTGATCAGCTGGAAAATACAGCCGACAGTATTCATAAGCTCAGCCGCCTTATATATGAGAACAGGCAGAAAAACCAACAACTCCAGGAAACCCTGCCCCTCTTCCAGAAACTGGCGACGCTGGAACCCGAGCGTGCCTTTTACCGGTTTGCAATGGCTCAGGGTTACCTGTCTGCCGAGGACTCCAACAATGCCATTCGCGAACTGGAGTTATTGCAGACCGATGAAGAGTTTGGTCGAATGGCTTCCAAACAACTGTCTGACCTGTTACCCCCTGTTCGGGAAGAACCCGAGGAGATGCCAGCCTCAGCCATTCCTCTTCTTGCTGAAGGCAATCACTACATCGTAGCAGCGTTAACTCAGGATAAAAGCCAGCCAAGACTGCTGATTGACACTGGAGCCAGTCTGACAACTTTACCCAATGCTTTATTGAAAGAGCTTAAACGCAAGAAAATGGCCCATCGGGTAAATCATACCGAGTTGAAAACAGCCAGTGGGATTGTCTTTGCTCCTATTTATCGGGTGAAGGAGCTACACCTCGGTCAATACATTGTCAAAGACCTGGAAGTAGCCGGATTAGAGCTGGACTACGCCTTTGCAGAAGGATTGCTGGGCATGAATGTACTGGGCCAGTTCCACTTTCAGATCGACCAGGACCGCAACTACCTGATTCTGTCACCCCGTTAA
- the tenA gene encoding thiaminase II, with protein sequence MTSPFDHPDTLYCKIKTACAEDWHRYCHHEFVQGIADGTLPLESFKHYLQQDYLFLIHFARAYALAVYKADNLEDMRAASGSVAGILSEMNLHLEYCAEWGMSEQDVVSQPEARANMAYTRYVLERGMAGDILDLQTALSPCAVGYAEIGLRLINDPATKREGNPYWKWIQTYGGEEFVQGAVRQVEAIETLAASRFSEGRMDSLCRTFREATRLEVGFWDMGLNRTF encoded by the coding sequence ATGACTTCTCCATTTGATCATCCCGATACGCTTTACTGCAAAATAAAAACAGCCTGTGCGGAGGACTGGCACCGCTATTGTCACCACGAGTTTGTTCAGGGTATTGCGGACGGCACCCTGCCTCTGGAAAGCTTCAAGCATTATTTGCAGCAGGACTATCTGTTTTTGATTCACTTCGCCAGAGCTTATGCGCTGGCGGTCTACAAGGCCGACAATCTTGAGGATATGAGGGCAGCTTCCGGCTCTGTGGCGGGGATTCTCTCAGAGATGAATCTTCATCTGGAGTACTGTGCCGAGTGGGGAATGTCTGAGCAGGATGTGGTCAGTCAACCAGAAGCCCGGGCAAATATGGCCTATACCCGTTATGTACTGGAGCGAGGAATGGCAGGCGATATTCTGGATCTCCAGACGGCCCTCTCCCCTTGTGCAGTGGGCTACGCAGAGATTGGTTTGAGACTGATTAATGATCCTGCGACTAAAAGAGAAGGTAACCCCTATTGGAAATGGATCCAAACCTATGGTGGAGAGGAGTTTGTGCAGGGGGCTGTCAGGCAGGTTGAAGCGATTGAAACACTGGCTGCCAGTCGTTTCTCTGAAGGCCGAATGGACTCTCTCTGTCGTACTTTCAGAGAGGCTACCCGCTTGGAAGTTGGCTTCTGGGATATGGGGCTGAATCGGACTTTCTAA